A DNA window from Halorubrum sp. DM2 contains the following coding sequences:
- a CDS encoding electron transfer flavoprotein subunit beta/FixA family protein has translation MKVLVTVKEVAEADDDFAIEGTDIAESDLEYDLNEWDDYAVEAAVQLAESGIADEVVAVTVGPERAEETIRMALAKGADRAVRVWDDALEGSFPDVASKVDLFEAVVAEEEPDLILGGVQAADTGFGATGVALAERIGFEHAAVVNHLDVDADAGVAHVHRELEGGVEELTDVDLPAVLTVQTGLNEPRYASLRGIRQAQRKEIAAKDLADLGLTAADVESALTITEMYEPESESDAEIIEGDAGESAGRLAEVLREKGVGA, from the coding sequence ATGAAGGTTCTGGTGACCGTCAAGGAGGTCGCGGAGGCTGACGACGACTTCGCGATCGAGGGGACCGACATCGCCGAGTCCGACCTCGAATACGACCTCAACGAGTGGGACGACTACGCCGTCGAGGCCGCCGTCCAGTTGGCCGAGAGCGGGATCGCGGACGAGGTCGTCGCCGTCACCGTCGGCCCGGAGCGCGCCGAGGAGACGATCCGGATGGCGCTCGCGAAGGGCGCGGACCGGGCGGTCCGGGTCTGGGACGACGCGCTGGAGGGCTCGTTCCCGGACGTCGCCTCGAAGGTCGACCTGTTCGAGGCCGTCGTCGCGGAAGAGGAGCCGGACCTGATCCTCGGCGGCGTTCAGGCGGCCGACACCGGGTTCGGCGCGACCGGCGTCGCGCTCGCCGAGCGGATCGGCTTCGAGCACGCCGCGGTCGTCAACCACCTCGACGTCGACGCGGACGCGGGCGTCGCGCACGTCCACCGCGAGCTGGAGGGCGGCGTCGAGGAGCTGACCGACGTCGACCTCCCGGCGGTGTTGACGGTCCAGACCGGACTCAACGAGCCGCGGTACGCCAGCCTCCGCGGGATACGACAGGCGCAGCGCAAGGAGATCGCCGCGAAGGATCTGGCCGATCTCGGTCTGACCGCCGCCGACGTCGAGAGCGCGCTGACGATCACCGAGATGTACGAACCGGAAAGCGAGTCTGACGCGGAGATCATCGAGGGCGACGCGGGGGAGTCCGCGGGCCGCCTTGCGGAGGTCCTGCGGGAGAAGGGGGTGGGCGCGTGA